From a single Aurantiacibacter gangjinensis genomic region:
- a CDS encoding ImuA family protein yields MEHVPEMPVISNDNADILHDREADFPGNALPSSPARSVEIFAGPQDAGAAGFALAQTPREGRVLWIQERMVSLEKGRPFGQGCERFGCGVDRLVLACSRNTRDLLWAMEEGLRCNSLAAIIGEAWGNPAVLDFTASKRLAMRAERQGVPVFLLRYNAQADLSAARQRWRVLSAPSAPHPHDANAPGLPRWHAELFRARDAKPGKWLVQYDRAAHRLHQVPAFRDPALAGEARHRAGNTITGSFIRTAASRS; encoded by the coding sequence ATGGAACACGTGCCCGAAATGCCTGTGATCTCGAATGACAATGCGGATATTCTCCATGACCGGGAGGCGGATTTTCCCGGCAATGCACTGCCGTCCTCCCCGGCGCGGTCGGTGGAGATCTTTGCCGGTCCGCAAGATGCGGGCGCGGCCGGTTTCGCGCTGGCGCAAACCCCGCGCGAGGGGCGCGTGCTGTGGATTCAGGAACGCATGGTCTCGCTCGAGAAAGGCCGCCCTTTCGGCCAGGGCTGCGAGAGGTTTGGCTGCGGGGTGGACCGGCTGGTGCTGGCCTGCTCGCGCAATACGCGCGACCTGCTCTGGGCGATGGAGGAAGGGCTGAGATGCAACTCGCTCGCCGCCATTATCGGGGAAGCATGGGGCAATCCCGCCGTGCTGGATTTTACCGCCAGCAAGCGGCTGGCCATGCGCGCAGAGCGGCAGGGCGTGCCGGTTTTCCTGCTGCGCTACAATGCCCAGGCCGACCTGTCCGCCGCCCGCCAGCGCTGGCGGGTGCTATCGGCTCCGTCCGCACCGCACCCGCACGATGCGAATGCTCCGGGTTTGCCGCGATGGCATGCCGAACTGTTCCGCGCGCGCGATGCCAAACCCGGCAAGTGGCTGGTGCAATATGACCGCGCGGCGCATCGTCTCCATCAGGTTCCCGCATTTCGCGATCCAGCGCTGGCTGGGGAGGCGCGCCACCGCGCCGGCAATACCATCACCGGCAGCTTCATCCGAACCGCCGCCTCGCGCTCCTGA